The following is a genomic window from Sulfitobacter pontiacus.
GCGGGGGCCCATTGGTGACACCGCCAAGCCGCAAAGGCTTTGGCAGTCGGATGATAGAACAAGCGCTCGCCGGATATTTTAACGGATCGGCGGAACTAAATTACGCGCCAGAGGGTTTGAGCTTTATGCTACAAGCTCCACTGGCAGGTTTGACGATCTAAGAATGGTGCTCTGCAAGCCCATTGATCATTAATGAAAGCTGTCCAAACGTGGATTATCAGAACCTACCCGCCGTGCTGATCGTAGAAGATGAACCGCTGATCCGTATGGGGGCCGTCGATATGATCGAAGAGGCCGGCTTTAAGACCTATGAAGCCGGATCGGCCGACGAAGCCATCGAAGTGATGCAGACGCATTCTGATATTGGCATCCTATTTACCGATATTGATATGCCCGGCACCATGAACGGGCTCAAACTGGCGGCCTATGTGCGCACAACCTGGCCTCCGGTGGTGATCATGATTGCGTCGGGCGTGATCGAGCTTGACGAAGCGGACGTGCCAAGCGGGGCTGCCTTTGTGCCCAAGCCCTATGCCACGAACCATGTGACCAAGATGTTGCACGAAGCCACAGGGCAGGTGGGGGCCTGATCTTGCGGTCACAGGCGTCTGGCTGCACGAATTCCCCGGATCAAAACTGGTAGAATGCGATAGCTGCGCTAGCTCAGTCACAACCCCGACATGTCACGTGATTTCGTGACGCCGGAATGGAGAGTGATTTGAGCAAACTACGATACCTCGCGGGTCTGATGGCCACCCTTCTGATTTTTGCGGCACCGCTTTGGGCGCAGGAGGAAGAGGAGGCCTGCGACACCGCCCGCTGGTATTGCGTCGAGGCATTGAACAGCGGTCTGCCCGCGGTCACGCCAGAAATCGACCGCGAAACACCCCGTGCGACGATGGAAAGCCTTGTGCGGGCCGTGCGCCGCGATGATTGGGTCGGTGCCGCGCATCTGCTTGACCTGTCCGATATCCAGCAGGATCGCCAGCAGGACGTGGGGACATCGCTGATCCGACAGCTTGAAACCGTGATCAGCCGGAAAACTGTGATCAACTGGGACAACCTGCTGGACCGGCCCGATGCGCTGGATGCGACATCCACCTCTGACAAGGCGATGGCGGGCACGCCGCGCAAATCGCTGTTGCTCTGGACGCTTGATATGGACGACTACCCCGCGTCCATCCGCCTGAACCGGATCAAGCCCGAAGGGGGCGACCCTGTCTGGGTGTTCTCGCGCCACACGGTGCAGAATATTCCGCGGCTCTACACCCGTTACGGGCCCGGCCGGCTTGAAACCATGCTGCCCGATGTGCTGACAGAAAACACGGTCGTTGACCTTGCGCTGTGGGAACTCATCGGCCTGCCGGTGCTGATCGCGCTGGCGATTTACGTGGCGCGACTGGTCTGGTTGCTGACAGGGTGGATCGCGGAGCGTGTGCCGTCGCAGCTGGCACGGCAGATATTCCGATCGGTACGCGGGCCCGCCTGCGTGGGCGTGTCGACCCTGTTCGTCATGGTGGTCGAGGCCAAGATTTTCTCTTTCTCGGCAGAGCTTACGACAGTGCTGGTGCCGACCGCATGGCTGGGGCTGATCGGGGCGGGGCTGTGGTTTGTGGTCAATTGCGTCGAGGTTATCCTGGATCACCTGACGCAGGTCGAGGAAACCGATCTGACCCTCAAGGAAGAGGTGCACAAACGTACCACCGCAACGCGGATCTCGGCGGCGCGTCGGGTCTTTGTTGTAGCTGTCGTGCTGGTCGGCGGCGGTATATTCCTGTCGCAGACCAATGTGTTCCAGAACCTCGGGCTGACGTTGCTGGGGACGGCTGGGGCGGTCACCCTTGTCTTGGGCTTTGCCGCGCGCAGCATATTAAGCAATATCATGTCGTCGTTGCAGATCGCCTTGAACGGGTCAGCCAAGATCGGCGACCGTATCGTGTTCAACGACGCGCTATGCCACGTGGAGCGGATCCATTTCACCTATGTGCAACTGCGCGACTGGGATGGCACGCGGCTGGTCGTGCCGGTGACCGAATTCGTCTCTACCCCGTTCAAGAACTGGACCATGCAGGAGCCGGAAATGTTGCGCATCGTTAAGATCAAACTGTCTCACACCGCAGATGTGGATGCATTGCGCGACGCTTTCGACAAGGTGATCGACGCGCTGGACGAGAACTACGTGGGTAATCGAGATGATGTATGCGTGCGGGTCGCGGGGCAGGACGTACTGGGCAAGGACGTCTGGTTCCTCGTGCCCTGTGCCGACCCCAACACGTCGTGGGAGGCCGCCTGCGACGCGCGTGAAGGCATCATGGCAGAGATCCACAAGCTCGCCGAGAAAGAGGGGGTCGATTACTTCCCCCAAGCGACCGCGGCAGAGGCAAGCTGAAGCCGCGACACGGTTTTTCGAGGTAGGCAGACATGAGAAAAGCCCCGCTGATCCAGCGGGGCTTTTGCATATTGAGTGGGGGCTACGCCCCAACTGTCGCAAACTTAGGCTGCGGCTTTGTTCACGCCACCTGTCGCGATGTCTGTCATGCGGCGGTCACCGTCATAGGTCTGGTCCAGACATTCCTGTAGGATGGCACCGTCTTCGTCTTTGCCCAGACGGTTGGCAAAGGCGACAAGGCAGCCGTATCCGGCCAGCGCGTAATGCACCATGCGCTGATACTGTGTGATGATCATGGCGTCGCGTACGTCGTCGTCGCCATAGTCTTCTTCCAGCGCGTGGGCCTTCGCCTCGGCCACAAGCCCTTCCATCCCTTTGCAATGTTCACCAGTAGGCGAAATACCGTGGGCGTTGCAGATCTCGGCAATCTTTTCCATGCCGTCGCTGATGCCGTTCGATCCGGCGATCAGGGCTTCGGAAAGCTCTTTATCCTTGGCGGCACGGCCTAGGGCGACGACCACATCCAGCGACTGTTTGTTCGCGCTGTACAGGTCTTGGAGTTGGTCATGGTACACGTCTTTAAGGCTGTTCATCGGCATGTCGATCTCCTTTGCGATGTGATTTGTATTCCCTGTCCAACGCGGCGATGCGCCAATGCGTTCCACGCTGTCTGCGTGCGCGGCGACTTCGCGCGTGCCTTTATATGCACCCCAAAATCACACCTGTTCCGACGCGAGTTTTATCGCCCCCAACGTCGGAAGCGGGGAACGAAATTCAACTCTGACGGTTGGGTCTTCAACAGCAGGAACGTGACAAAAAAGGAGAAATTGAATGCATGGAATTTTCTACCTCATCGGCCTGATCGTGGTCGTTCTCGCCGTTCTCAACCTCATCGCCTAACAAAAGGAGCGCATCATGACTGATACAAAAAATAGCAATCCTGCCGGCGCGCAGGACCTGAATGAAAAAGTAAAAGCCACCGCCGCTTCCGCTACGGATGAAGCCAAAGCGCGGGCGAAAGACGTGGCCGACACCGTTGCCTCCGATGCTGCGCGCTATGCAGACGAAGCCAAAGGTGCCGCTGCGAGCGAAGTCAAAGGCGTGGCCAGCGCATTGCGTACCGCCGCCGACGAATTGCGCAGCGGGTCGCCGCAAGAACGCACCTTTAGCCAGCTTGCAGACGGGCTTGCGGATGCTTCTGACTCCATGCGCGACAAGGATCTGGGCGAGATGGTCGACGCGGTAACTGACTTTGCCAAACGCAACCCCTTCGTGTTTCTGGGCGGTGCTGCCTTGGTCGGCTTTGCCGCAACACGGTTTGCCAAAGCGTCGAACACGGGCGCACGCGGCGAACGCTACGCCTACGAGGGCCGCGAGATGGAACGCCCCGTACCGGCAGAGCGCGCGCATAACCTTGATACAGGTGATGTCGCCAGCCCCGCCGTAAACACCACACCAAAAGGGAGCACAGTATGACCACCGATCCCAATAAATCCACCGGCAGCCTGCTGAGCGATGCGCTGACCCACGTCAGTTCGCTGGTCCGCAGCGAGGTCGATCTGGCCCGTGCCGAAGTAAACGAAAATCTGAAATCTGCGGGTGCGGCCATCGGTCTGATCGTCGGCGCTGTCGTCGTTGCCCTGACCGCATTGAACGTGCTGTCCGCGGCATTGGTCGCAGCGCTCACCGAAGCAGGCATCTCTGCGGGGTGGTCGGCCCTGATCGTCGGCGTTGCCTTTGCACTGATCGCTTATGTGATGGTCAACAAAGGGACCAATGCGCTGAAGCTCAGCAGCTTGGCACCGACCCGCACCACCAAAAACGTAAAACGTGACGCGCAAGCCGTGAAGGAGGTTTACGATGACAAGTAATAACCGCAGCCCCGAAGAAATCGAACGCGAGATCGAGCGCGAGCGCGCCGGATTGACCAGCACGCTGGATGATCTGCAAGACAAGTTTTCGGTCGAAACCATCGCCCGCCAATTCTCGGATCAGTTCCGCGAGCACGGGGGCGACATTGGCCGCTCTGTCACGGATGCGGTAAAGCGCAATCCGATTGCGCTGGCGCTGACCGGTGTTGGCCTCGCGTGGTTGATGGCCGGCGACAAGATGCCAAGCCGCGACCGCTATGTCTCGCGCGATGATCGCGATTATCGCGACACCCGCGGGCGTGCAAACTATTACGGTGTCCGCCACGACGACCACGACCTTCCGGTCAGCGCAGAACAGCATGGCGTTGTTCCCGTGGGCCAGCGTCGTGATTTGGGGCCACAGCCCGGCGATCCGTCCAAGCCATATTACTCGGGCGATGTTGCGCGGACGGGTGATGTGCCCTCATGGGCGCTTACCGAAGATGATGATCAGCCCGGTATCGCACAGCGTGCGGGCGACGCGGCATCGCGCGCCGGTGACCGTGTCTCGGGCGCGGCGTCCAGCGTAGCGGGGTCCGCCCAAAACGCAGGCTCTGCCGTGGCAGATAAAGCCAAGGGTGCAGCAGGTGCGGTGTCCGACGCTGGTCATTCCGTCGCATCGGGTGCCCGCGACTTTGCATCCTCCGCTTCCGAGCGCGCAGCGCAGTTGCGCCGCCGTCTGGCCGAGGGCACCGAAGACCTGTCAGAGCAAGCCCGCGAGCGCGTCATCGCCGCCCGTGAAAGCGCCGTTCGCGCCCGTGCGACAGCCGCCTCATATGGCCGCGAGGGTCGGGATCGTGCCGTTGATATGTATGAAGAGCAGCCGCTGATTGCCGGTGCGCTTGCGCTCGCCGTTGGGGCCGCTATCGGGGCCGCACTGCCCCGCAGCCGGACCGAGGACCGCTACATGGGGCAGCATAGCGACCAGCTGATGGCCGACGCTGAACGTATCTTCGCCGAAGAAAAGGCAAAGCTCGGCAAGGTTGCTCAGGCGGCCTCTGAAGAGGCGAAGAAGGTGTTGCGCGAAACCAAAGAGGACGCGGACGCCGCGGCCCCGGGTGATACAGCAGCAGATGCGATTGTTGAGAAGGCCAAAGCCTCTGGCCAACGTGTTGTCGACGCTGCCGAAGCCGAGGCGGATAAACAGGGTGTCGGAGAGGTCAAGAAGTCCTGATACTGCCGATATAGCTGATAAAAGCCCGCGCTTCATCGCGCGGGCTTTTTTGTGCCTTGTTGCTGGCGAAGGGGGCGGTAGGAACCGCAGATGCCCGACATGCTGAGATTGGTCGGTGCACAGTCCGCGGGTCTCTTTTCTTGCTGGGGCGGGTCCAGCCGTGATGCAGAAGCCCACAAAAAAACCGGCGCAAGCTTCCGCCGCGCCGGTTGCTCTGTTTGCGGATGCCGCCGCTTACATCTCTGGCAGGTCCGACAGGATCTTGTCCATCGTCGCGGGCAGGTCACGCACCCGCACACCGCAAGCGTCGTAGATCGCGTTGATGATGGATGCGCCTGCGCCGCAGATGCCCAGCTCTCCGATGCCTTTGGCCTGCATGGGGTTCGCCCAAGGGTCACGTTCCTGCACGAAGTTCACGGTCAGCTGTGGCACGTCAAGGTTTACCGGCACGTGGTATTCAGCCAGATCGTTGTTCACCAGATGGCCGTCGCGTTTGTCGAACATCAGCTCTTCGGTCAGCGCCATGCCGATGCCAAAGGTCATGCCGCCCAGACATTGCGAGCGCGCTGTCTTGGCGTTCAGGATGCGACCGGCGGCAAAGCTGCCGTGCATCCGGCGCACGCGCGTCTCGCCGGTGACGCTGTTGACACCGACCTCGGCAAAGAATGCACCGAAAGTGGCCTGGCGGCGGTCGGTCTGGGTGTCACCCTTCTTGATCGTGCCCCTGACCGTGAGCGGGCCATCCTTCGTGAATTCCGGCAGATCGGCGCGACGGTTGTTGGCGGTGGCGACACCATCTTGCAGGGTCAGGTCACATTCCTCTACGCCCATAGCCTTGGCGATCTTTTTGCGCAGGGCTTCGCAGGCGACAAAAACCGACCCGCCCGAGGATGCGGCCCCCCAGCTGCCACCGGATCCGGCGGCTTTGGGCAGGCTGCTGTCGCCCAAACGCACGGTCACACGGTCCGAGGGCACGCCCAGCATCTCGCCCGCAATCTGGGTGAGGATCGCATAGGTGCCCGTGCCGATGTCGGTCATATCGGTTTCAACGAGCAGGCTACCGTCCTGGTTCAGGGTCACGCGGGCGTGGCTTTCGCCCAGCATATTGACGCGAGTGGCAGAGGCCATGCCGTAGCCGATCAGCCATTCACCATCCGTCTTGCCGACCTCGCGGCTGTCCCAGCCAAAGGTCTTGGCCCCATCATCCAACGCCTCGGCCAGTTTGTGGGACGAGAATGCGCGCCCGTCTGACGGGTCGACATCCGGAATGTTGCGTTTGCGCAATTCGACAGGGTCGATGCCACTTGCGACCGCCAGTTCGTCCATCGCGATTTCAAGCGCGGTGATCCCAACCGCTTCCCCCGGCGCGCGGACAGAGCCTGCACACATGCGGTTGATCCGCTTGATGTGCATCCCGATCTCGCGGTTCTCACCACGGTAAAGGAATGGCGTGGCCTGGGCTACCGGCTCTGCAAAGCTTTCGTCCATCAGTTGTGACACGGTGGAATCGTGCCCGATGCCGGTCATGCGCCCGTCGGCATCCGCGGCGAGCTTGATGTGCTGCACGGTCTCGGATCGACGCATTGTCGCTTCTAGCACCTGCTGGCGCGTCAATACGACAGCCACCGGTGCCCCCAGCTCGCGCGCGGCGAGCGCCGCGGCCACGGCCTCGTGGCTGATCCCCAGTTTGGAACCGAAGCCCCCCCCCACGAACGGGGCCAGAATATGGACATTCTCTGGGTCGATCCCAAGGGCGTCGGCCAGTTCATTCACATTGTATTTGAGCATCTGGTACGACCCGCGCAGGGTCAGCTTGTCGCCGTCCCATTGCGCGATCGCGGCGTGGGGTTCCATCGCCGACGAGCTATGCCCGCCGGTGCGATAGGTTTCGTCCACGGTATAGGCAGCCTGCGACAGGGCGGCGTCCAGATCACCTTGGGAGGATTGTTT
Proteins encoded in this region:
- a CDS encoding mechanosensitive ion channel family protein, which codes for MSKLRYLAGLMATLLIFAAPLWAQEEEEACDTARWYCVEALNSGLPAVTPEIDRETPRATMESLVRAVRRDDWVGAAHLLDLSDIQQDRQQDVGTSLIRQLETVISRKTVINWDNLLDRPDALDATSTSDKAMAGTPRKSLLLWTLDMDDYPASIRLNRIKPEGGDPVWVFSRHTVQNIPRLYTRYGPGRLETMLPDVLTENTVVDLALWELIGLPVLIALAIYVARLVWLLTGWIAERVPSQLARQIFRSVRGPACVGVSTLFVMVVEAKIFSFSAELTTVLVPTAWLGLIGAGLWFVVNCVEVILDHLTQVEETDLTLKEEVHKRTTATRISAARRVFVVAVVLVGGGIFLSQTNVFQNLGLTLLGTAGAVTLVLGFAARSILSNIMSSLQIALNGSAKIGDRIVFNDALCHVERIHFTYVQLRDWDGTRLVVPVTEFVSTPFKNWTMQEPEMLRIVKIKLSHTADVDALRDAFDKVIDALDENYVGNRDDVCVRVAGQDVLGKDVWFLVPCADPNTSWEAACDAREGIMAEIHKLAEKEGVDYFPQATAAEAS
- a CDS encoding phage holin family protein → MTTDPNKSTGSLLSDALTHVSSLVRSEVDLARAEVNENLKSAGAAIGLIVGAVVVALTALNVLSAALVAALTEAGISAGWSALIVGVAFALIAYVMVNKGTNALKLSSLAPTRTTKNVKRDAQAVKEVYDDK
- a CDS encoding ferritin-like domain-containing protein, encoding MPMNSLKDVYHDQLQDLYSANKQSLDVVVALGRAAKDKELSEALIAGSNGISDGMEKIAEICNAHGISPTGEHCKGMEGLVAEAKAHALEEDYGDDDVRDAMIITQYQRMVHYALAGYGCLVAFANRLGKDEDGAILQECLDQTYDGDRRMTDIATGGVNKAAA
- a CDS encoding xanthine dehydrogenase family protein molybdopterin-binding subunit → MTDGSNISTAELTMDEPDDRNRLDATVQGLIHTGMDRPDGPLKVSGRATYAHEDQPTGMMTGVLVRAPVAGGQVTGLNAEAIRKLDGVRGVFHGKTFLRNPAQGTANEAPVQPDGKISYVGQPVGLVVADTFEQARHAAHMVELQITPDDAVTDLETAEIETPKEKQSSQGDLDAALSQAAYTVDETYRTGGHSSSAMEPHAAIAQWDGDKLTLRGSYQMLKYNVNELADALGIDPENVHILAPFVGGGFGSKLGISHEAVAAALAARELGAPVAVVLTRQQVLEATMRRSETVQHIKLAADADGRMTGIGHDSTVSQLMDESFAEPVAQATPFLYRGENREIGMHIKRINRMCAGSVRAPGEAVGITALEIAMDELAVASGIDPVELRKRNIPDVDPSDGRAFSSHKLAEALDDGAKTFGWDSREVGKTDGEWLIGYGMASATRVNMLGESHARVTLNQDGSLLVETDMTDIGTGTYAILTQIAGEMLGVPSDRVTVRLGDSSLPKAAGSGGSWGAASSGGSVFVACEALRKKIAKAMGVEECDLTLQDGVATANNRRADLPEFTKDGPLTVRGTIKKGDTQTDRRQATFGAFFAEVGVNSVTGETRVRRMHGSFAAGRILNAKTARSQCLGGMTFGIGMALTEELMFDKRDGHLVNNDLAEYHVPVNLDVPQLTVNFVQERDPWANPMQAKGIGELGICGAGASIINAIYDACGVRVRDLPATMDKILSDLPEM
- a CDS encoding DUF3618 domain-containing protein, producing MTSNNRSPEEIEREIERERAGLTSTLDDLQDKFSVETIARQFSDQFREHGGDIGRSVTDAVKRNPIALALTGVGLAWLMAGDKMPSRDRYVSRDDRDYRDTRGRANYYGVRHDDHDLPVSAEQHGVVPVGQRRDLGPQPGDPSKPYYSGDVARTGDVPSWALTEDDDQPGIAQRAGDAASRAGDRVSGAASSVAGSAQNAGSAVADKAKGAAGAVSDAGHSVASGARDFASSASERAAQLRRRLAEGTEDLSEQARERVIAARESAVRARATAASYGREGRDRAVDMYEEQPLIAGALALAVGAAIGAALPRSRTEDRYMGQHSDQLMADAERIFAEEKAKLGKVAQAASEEAKKVLRETKEDADAAAPGDTAADAIVEKAKASGQRVVDAAEAEADKQGVGEVKKS
- a CDS encoding response regulator; protein product: MDYQNLPAVLIVEDEPLIRMGAVDMIEEAGFKTYEAGSADEAIEVMQTHSDIGILFTDIDMPGTMNGLKLAAYVRTTWPPVVIMIASGVIELDEADVPSGAAFVPKPYATNHVTKMLHEATGQVGA